ATAGCATTATGGAAGTCGGGTTTCGATCCATTCTTTACATTGCCAAATAGAGTAAACTGTGAAACAACCAAGACTTCAAGATCCTTGTCTTTAACACTAAGTTTCCAAGGTTTGCTTGAAGTTGGATCTGATTCATCTGGCCAGAGTCGGATGCTTAGACATTTTCTAACCAAATAGTCAGAGTTTGAGTCAACATCATCTGTTCTTATTCCGACAAGTAGTAATAGTCCTGGCCCAATACTGCTAACAATTTGGCCATCAACCTTAACGGAGGCACCTTTAACTTTTTGTAAAACGACTTTCATCCTTAAAGGAGAAAATTTTAAgtctattaatattaattatgtTATTTGCCCCTCTTAATACATTACGTGTCTATCTGTCAAATCATAATTATTATCTAGAAAAATGATTCGtcaagaatttattaaaaatatctaat
This Cryptosporidium parvum Iowa II chromosome 7, whole genome shotgun sequence DNA region includes the following protein-coding sequences:
- a CDS encoding possible D-Tyr-tRNatyr deacylase, translated to LILIDLKFSPLRMKVVLQKVKGASVKVDGQIVSSIGPGLLLLVGIRTDDVDSNSDYLVRKCLSIRLWPDESDPTSSKPWKLSVKDKDLEVLVVSQFTLFGNVKNGSKPDFHNAMSGKDALVIFNNMVEKFKKSHDPEKIKTGCFGEEMEVSLVNDGPVTLILENNSKNDAGSDKSSIA